A portion of the Algisphaera agarilytica genome contains these proteins:
- a CDS encoding exosortase-associated EpsI family protein, giving the protein MTKPSPTQPKWIRLLAPALASAMLVGMGIAYAGFPTAADAVPYHAKVLDLSENAPTAFGPWESRPIDVPAAAVQLLRPNAMLSREFGDHAGNRYASVLVVQCMDARDLSGHWPPNCYKAAGYTQIETVPRTWAPLTAEGSDIRGIEYTFDRETTEGLQRMVVANFLIVPGAGMVPDMASVRDAGADPQRRSLGAAQVQVVTDGSYTQAERDAIFAELLAPHWPLIQAIADDQTR; this is encoded by the coding sequence ATGACCAAACCCTCCCCCACCCAACCCAAATGGATCCGCCTGCTCGCCCCCGCGCTGGCCAGCGCGATGCTGGTGGGCATGGGGATCGCTTACGCGGGCTTCCCCACCGCCGCAGACGCCGTGCCGTACCACGCCAAGGTGTTGGACCTGAGCGAGAACGCGCCGACCGCGTTTGGCCCTTGGGAAAGCCGTCCGATCGACGTGCCCGCCGCCGCGGTCCAACTGCTCCGCCCCAACGCGATGCTCAGCCGTGAGTTCGGAGACCACGCGGGCAACCGCTACGCCTCGGTGCTCGTGGTGCAGTGTATGGACGCCCGCGACCTGTCCGGCCACTGGCCGCCCAACTGCTACAAAGCCGCGGGGTACACGCAAATCGAAACCGTGCCGCGCACGTGGGCACCGCTGACTGCCGAGGGCTCGGACATCCGGGGCATCGAATACACCTTTGACCGCGAAACCACCGAAGGGCTGCAACGCATGGTTGTCGCCAACTTCCTGATCGTTCCGGGTGCCGGGATGGTGCCGGACATGGCCAGTGTCCGCGACGCCGGGGCCGACCCGCAGCGTCGTTCGCTCGGCGCGGCCCAGGTCCAGGTGGTGACCGATGGTTCGTACACCCAGGCCGAGCGCGACGCGATCTTCGCCGAACTGCTCGCCCCGCATTGGCCGCTGATCCAAGCGATCGCGGACGACCAGACCCGCTGA
- a CDS encoding exosortase/archaeosortase family protein, translating into MASAPQGNNPLAASHAVPGWDTRRIVLGALLGLIAVWAGLRAWNDILYIALRDEEASQVWLVLPLFAWLVHGRKKALSKITPTYSLLGPALIAVGWAISLYGFFNLQQAMWHGGSVLVVVGAFATVAGPRLVRAMLPVLLLLVFLIPVPGMIRQQIAIPMQTYTATASEFVFQLLGMPVERSGSVLTYNGRDMLVAEACNGMRMIFGQVLVTYAFVLIMKLRPSVCVFILVLCPVIAVACNVLRIVPTVFIEGQFPEWGGTFHDMAAWGMLVVMFFVLMGIVRLMQWAEVPIRQAAPSSKNLSAPPAV; encoded by the coding sequence ATGGCCTCCGCGCCGCAAGGCAACAACCCGCTCGCCGCAAGCCACGCCGTCCCAGGTTGGGACACGCGCCGCATCGTGTTGGGCGCGCTGCTTGGGCTGATCGCGGTGTGGGCCGGGCTGCGGGCGTGGAACGACATCCTGTACATCGCGCTGCGGGATGAGGAAGCGAGCCAGGTCTGGCTGGTGCTGCCTTTGTTCGCCTGGTTGGTTCACGGCCGGAAGAAGGCGCTCTCGAAAATCACCCCGACCTACTCCCTGTTGGGCCCGGCGCTGATCGCCGTCGGCTGGGCGATCTCGCTCTACGGCTTTTTCAACCTCCAACAAGCCATGTGGCACGGCGGATCGGTGCTCGTTGTCGTCGGCGCCTTCGCCACCGTGGCGGGGCCCCGGCTCGTGCGCGCGATGCTTCCAGTGCTGCTGTTGCTGGTCTTCCTGATCCCCGTGCCCGGGATGATCCGCCAACAGATCGCGATCCCGATGCAGACCTACACCGCCACGGCCAGTGAGTTTGTTTTCCAACTCCTCGGCATGCCGGTCGAACGCAGCGGCAGCGTGCTGACCTACAACGGCCGGGACATGCTGGTCGCTGAGGCATGCAACGGGATGCGGATGATCTTTGGGCAGGTTTTGGTGACCTACGCCTTTGTCTTGATCATGAAACTACGCCCCAGCGTATGTGTGTTCATCTTGGTGCTGTGCCCCGTCATCGCAGTGGCTTGCAATGTGCTGCGGATTGTGCCGACGGTGTTTATCGAAGGGCAGTTCCCCGAATGGGGCGGCACGTTCCATGACATGGCGGCTTGGGGGATGCTCGTGGTGATGTTCTTTGTGCTCATGGGCATTGTTCGCCTGATGCAGTGGGCGGAGGTGCCGATCCGGCAAGCCGCGCCGTCCTCGAAGAATTTGTCCGCTCCGCCCGCCGTTTGA